The sequence below is a genomic window from Desulfobacterales bacterium.
GGGACTTTTTAAACACGGAAATGTATTTTTTTAGAATGCGCCGCCAGGAAATCGAGCGTATCTTGCGAACATTGGCCGAGGTTTGCCCCTCTTTTGGTTTGGTGGGCAGCGTCGTGGGGCTGATTGGCATGCTGGCGGGAATTGGTGACACGGCGACCATATTGGCCACGATTCCCATTGCGCTTACGTCCACGCTCTATGGCGTTGTTATAGCGAATTTTTTCTTTTTGCCGATGGCCGCGCATATAAGAGAGAGAACCGATCATGAGCTTTTGTTGCAGAAAATTATTCTTGAGGGAGTCGTCGCGATCGGCAGCAATTTGCATCCTCGCGCATTGGAAATGAAACTGAAATCGTTTTTAACGCCCTCCCTTCGAAAGGGCAAACTGGTTTCGCTGGAACGAATCCGGGAACGGTTTCATATCGGCAATGTGGTTCACGTTGATCCTCCCGAGATGCCGGAAATGCCTTCTGAACCGGCGGCAGATTGACCATAAATAGCCCTGGCTGCCGAAAGATTAAATAGGTAGCCAGGGCTATTTATTTGGCAAAGTCACTATCGACCCGGATAGTGATTCGTTGGTGCCCATTGGATTATTGATGAAACGGCATGTGAGTATCTAACGATAGGTGGTTCATTCAGTAAACCCGGAATAAAAAGCTTCATAGAGCGTTTCGCCGCCTAAAAGGTCATCAATTTTTCCATGTGTTTTTTGGCGATCGGGGCTTTTAAGCCAATTTTCCCAATCTGCAATGGATTGCCATGTGCTGATAACCAAAAACTCCTCTGGATCATCGCAGTTTCTCAGGGTTTCACCTGATATGTATCCTGCCTGAGCCGTTGCCATCTGTCGCATTTTCTTAAAAAGCGGCAGCATTTTTCGCGCCTTGCTTTCCGGAACCCTTCTTCTAATCAGAATTCTCACCGCCATACTTGTCTTCCTTCATTAATCGTTTGAGCCATATGAACGAGATCAGGTGTAAAGGGGATTAAGTGTCATATGCAAACATAATATGCCAATTTGTTCCGGTCAACAAGCGTATTGTTATGATTATCTATTTTCTAAATAAATTTAGATAATAACATTTAGGACCGAATATCGGCGGTATATTTTGGATTGCGCACCAGACGTTATATTGCTCACTGCGTGTTTTCCATCACCACGAACATTTTGCACTGTTGGCAGTCAAAATCGAGCCGATAAGCATGATGCCCGTCGGTGATTCGCAAGGGCGCCTTGAGTACAAGCGTTTTTTTGCCGGACTTCGGACAAGCGCCCAGTTGGTGGCGAATGCAATATCGCGTGGTCATAACCGTTTTTCCGGTTGTATTGGAAAGGGTTTCAAATGCGGGTTCGCGAAGTTGCGCGCCGTGGCGTTCGTAAAAGCGCCGGGCATACTCATTCAGAACATTGGCCTGAAAGTCCAATATTTTTTCCGGGTAGGCAACGGTGTTGGGTGTCAGCCGAAGGGTGTGACGCGGGTAATGTCGAGGCCGGATTTGAGTGAGCGCTTCAAGGACATGGCGTCTGATGCCGTTGAGGGTGCTCAAAGGGAGAAATCCCGGCGCTTCGGGATAAATCGTTATTTCCGTTACATGATAGGGGCTATTGCCCGTGCTGGTCAGCTGTGTCTGAATTTGTGCGCGTGCTCGGACCGGGTCGCGGGCAGGTTCAAATAAAGCGGCCATGACGTGATCGGCCCGGTTGCCGTCTTCATCCTTAACCAGAAGATGGATATGGGTATTATTCTGAATAAAATTCATTTCTATACCGATACGTCGTGCCCCGGAATCTTTTTTCAGCATGCGGGAAAAAGCGTGGTCATGGTTGCGATACAACCGGGTGCCGATTGACAAGCCTTTCATGGTATTGGGATAAACGGTTTCTTTTATGATTCGGTCGACCCGGAATCCTGCCAGGGTGTTTTCCTTTGTAAAGAAACAAAGACCGTCCCCGTTGGTGAGGTCGGCATTTTGGATGCGAAATGAATCCTTTCTTACCGCGCTGATAATCCCCAAGAATTGCCCGATAGATTTTTGCGTATCCATTGAGGCGATCTTTTCTTTTCGACCGAAAAGAAAGTAGTTTGTGTAGCCACGATTAAAGGTTTTTTCGGGGTCCGCTGAAAACGTAAAGGTACTGACTCCGGCGCTGGCGCGGCGATATGCCGGGTGCGTGTCGATAAACCGATCGATGGCTATCCGGTAGGCGGCTGTGATGTTTTTGACGTAATCGATGTCCTTGTAACGGCCTTCGATTTTAAACGAGGTTACACCGGCCGCAGCCAGATCGGAAATGGCAGTGATGAGATTAAGATCTTTCAGGGATAAAAGGAATTTGTCCCGTAACACAACAGTGCCGTCGCCATCGGTCAGCGTGTAACGGGAACGACATGGCTGCGCGCAGACGCCGCGGTTGCCGCTTCTTTGGGCGATGGCCTGGCTCATATAGCATTGGCCGCTATAGGAAACACACAGCGCTCCGTGCACAAAGGCTTCCAGTTCCCCACGGGTTTGGTTTCGAATCTCCGCCATTTCCGTTAAAGACAATTCCCGCGCGAGGATGACGCGTTTAAACCCCACGTCTTCAAGAAATTTTACCTTTTCCGGTGTATGGTTATGCATCTGGGTACTGGCGATCAGCGGAATGGGGGGCAGGTCCAGCTCCAGGAGGCCGGCATCTTGAAGAATCAACCCGTCAGCGCCGATATTGAAAACCGAGTGAATGATTTGCAGTGCTTCCGGCATTTCCTGGTCTGTCAGAATCGTATTGAGCGCTACATATACCCGGGCATAGAACATGTGTGCATAACGGACTAATTCCGTGATTTCCGAAATAGTGTTGCCGGCTCCGGCCCTGGCACCGAATTTGGGAGCGCCGATATACACAGCATCGGCTCCGTGATCAATGGCAGCTATTCCGATTTGAACGTTGCCGGCCGGCGCCAGAAGTTCAAGCGGTATTTGAGCGGCGCCGGGTTTTTCTATTCGGGATACCAGCGCATGGCCATCGTTTGGTTGTTTAATCATCTTCATTGTGCTGCCAAAAGTCTGCGCCTACGGTTCGTTGCGCCTCACGGTATTCGGTTGGGTGCTGAACTTATCGAAAATTGCCGGCTCATTACCCTTTCCAACCCGACTATAAATGCAGGAGCCCCTTGTTTGTCAACGATTAGTTCGGCGGTTAACGGTTTGGGGGTGCGGCTCAGGGGAGCATAATCGGTTGCCTGTTCAGCCTTTGGATTGCCTGTTGCGAGTGATTTTTTTCTTTGATTGGAGGATTCGCTCCAGATTCTGTCTCATGCTTATGTAAGTAAATTATATTTAACGGTTGCGTTTATGGCGCTTTTGCGCATTAAAAGCCCGGAACAACTCAAGGCGAAATCGCCTGGAGAGCTTGGTATTATTCTGGGTCTCGATCGTATTCCGGAAGTAAAGACCCTGCGCCGGAAACTCACAGAGATGGGGCAAAACGGTAAATCGTTGGAGTTTATGACGGAGTTGACCCGACGGTGGTGCGATGATGATCTTGATGCCATCGGCTTTGTGTATATCGACGGTCACGTCAGGCGCTACAATGGCCGTAAGCACAAGCTGCCTAAAACGCATGTAGCCCGCCGACGGCTTTGCATGCCGGCTGCCACTGATTTTTGGGTCAACGATGCCGACCGCAAACCGCTTTTTGTCTTTACCGCGGAGGTAAACGACAGCCTGCTGTCGATGGTAAATGGCCAGATAATCCCGTATATGAAAAAGCTGGCCGGTGAAAGGCGGATTACGCTCATTTTCGATAGAGAGGGCTGGAGCCCAAAGAATTTTGCCGAATGGTTTAAAGCTGGCGTGGATGTGATTACTTACCGCAAGGGCAAGTATGAACCCTGGCCTGAGGACTGCTTCATTGAAGCTCAAGGCCGGCTTTCCGGAAAGCCCATTACCTATCGTTTGGCAGAGAGGAGCGTTCTTGTGAGCAAATCGTTCTGGATGCGCGAAGTTTGACGCCTTTGTGATTCCGGCCACAAGACATCG
It includes:
- a CDS encoding MotA/TolQ/ExbB proton channel family protein gives rise to the protein MDKRIKEKLETVKGVIQIHRNLVGLVIFLFLFFLGFFFQGQVGLYFNLAGILIVVGGTMGAAMISFRMQRLLIVWKVLRVSFKLREKEPEEIIEVLVDLSLKSKLKGLLSLQEDEEESTVLFLRHALGLLVDGYEVAQIRDFLNTEMYFFRMRRQEIERILRTLAEVCPSFGLVGSVVGLIGMLAGIGDTATILATIPIALTSTLYGVVIANFFFLPMAAHIRERTDHELLLQKIILEGVVAIGSNLHPRALEMKLKSFLTPSLRKGKLVSLERIRERFHIGNVVHVDPPEMPEMPSEPAAD
- a CDS encoding antibiotic biosynthesis monooxygenase family protein translates to MAVRILIRRRVPESKARKMLPLFKKMRQMATAQAGYISGETLRNCDDPEEFLVISTWQSIADWENWLKSPDRQKTHGKIDDLLGGETLYEAFYSGFTE
- a CDS encoding U32 family peptidase produces the protein MIKQPNDGHALVSRIEKPGAAQIPLELLAPAGNVQIGIAAIDHGADAVYIGAPKFGARAGAGNTISEITELVRYAHMFYARVYVALNTILTDQEMPEALQIIHSVFNIGADGLILQDAGLLELDLPPIPLIASTQMHNHTPEKVKFLEDVGFKRVILARELSLTEMAEIRNQTRGELEAFVHGALCVSYSGQCYMSQAIAQRSGNRGVCAQPCRSRYTLTDGDGTVVLRDKFLLSLKDLNLITAISDLAAAGVTSFKIEGRYKDIDYVKNITAAYRIAIDRFIDTHPAYRRASAGVSTFTFSADPEKTFNRGYTNYFLFGRKEKIASMDTQKSIGQFLGIISAVRKDSFRIQNADLTNGDGLCFFTKENTLAGFRVDRIIKETVYPNTMKGLSIGTRLYRNHDHAFSRMLKKDSGARRIGIEMNFIQNNTHIHLLVKDEDGNRADHVMAALFEPARDPVRARAQIQTQLTSTGNSPYHVTEITIYPEAPGFLPLSTLNGIRRHVLEALTQIRPRHYPRHTLRLTPNTVAYPEKILDFQANVLNEYARRFYERHGAQLREPAFETLSNTTGKTVMTTRYCIRHQLGACPKSGKKTLVLKAPLRITDGHHAYRLDFDCQQCKMFVVMENTQ